Proteins co-encoded in one Ignavibacteria bacterium genomic window:
- a CDS encoding N-acetylmuramoyl-L-alanine amidase has product MKKYYYIFIPAAVLIITILFLVTDKSVPQERSDKKIFTVILDAGHGGKDPGTIGTTGVYERNIVLPITQKIRDYLSKEYTDIKVIMTRDSDEFIELKTRGTISNSEGGNLFVSIHCNAKKIEENDKSGFEIYVLDLARVDEAKNITYDENMFIAKSEKPDSAFIEQRKILASIFQQTYQRYSNRFASIIETEMIKGCKLPSRGVFQAGFWVLLSASMPSVLVECGYLSNKSDEEYLKSDKGQTEIAKSVFKAIRYFKMDYDFENSLMN; this is encoded by the coding sequence ATGAAGAAATATTATTACATATTTATTCCTGCTGCTGTTCTCATAATTACGATTTTGTTTTTAGTAACAGACAAGTCCGTACCACAAGAAAGGAGTGATAAAAAGATATTCACGGTAATACTTGATGCGGGGCACGGCGGCAAGGACCCGGGTACAATTGGAACGACAGGTGTTTATGAAAGAAATATAGTTTTACCAATAACACAGAAGATAAGGGATTATTTAAGCAAGGAATACACAGATATAAAAGTTATTATGACGAGAGACAGCGATGAATTTATAGAACTTAAGACAAGAGGAACCATATCAAACAGTGAAGGGGGCAATCTTTTCGTAAGCATACATTGCAACGCAAAAAAGATTGAAGAAAATGATAAAAGCGGTTTCGAAATATACGTTCTCGATTTAGCTCGTGTTGATGAAGCAAAGAATATTACTTATGATGAAAACATGTTCATCGCAAAATCCGAAAAACCAGATTCAGCATTCATTGAGCAGAGAAAAATACTTGCATCTATTTTTCAGCAAACATACCAGAGGTACAGCAACAGATTTGCAAGTATTATAGAAACTGAAATGATAAAAGGATGCAAACTGCCGAGCAGAGGAGTTTTTCAGGCAGGATTTTGGGTGCTGTTGAGTGCTTCAATGCCCTCTGTACTCGTTGAGTGCGGCTACCTTTCTAACAAGTCTGATGAAGAATACCTTAAATCAGATAAAGGTCAAACCGAAATTGCAAAGTCAGTTTTTAAGGCAATCAGATACTTCAAAATGGATTATGACTTTGAAAACTCATTAATGAATTAA